The window GCTACTCCGTTGATAGCCGGCCCGGCGGCAATAACAACGGCAATAACCCTCACAGCCGAGAAGGGAATCTACCACGCCACCGCTGCTATATTCCTTGCTATACTCCTTACAGCCCTCGTGATGTTCCTTACTCTATACGTTATCAAGAACATCAGCAAAACAACGCTTGGTGTCTTCATAAGGATAATCGGTATGTTCACGATGGCCATTGGAGCGCAGATGATGGTTCAGGGAGTTGTTGGCATCTATCTGCTCATGACTTCGGTTTCGCCATAACGAAAAATTTTTTGGGCTAACCTTTTAACCCCATATTCTTTTTCCAGAGCGGAGGGTTGAGGATGAATGTTAGACTCGAGAAGGTAAAGGGAACGCGAGACCTCTTGCCAGAGGAGATGGCGAAGAGGAGATGGGTCTTCGAGAGAATAAGGGACGTCTTCGAGCGCTACAACTTTCATGAGATACTCACACCGACCTTCGAATACACCGCCCTCTTTCAGCTGAGGAGCGGTGAGGAGGTTGTGGAGCAGCTCTATGCCTTCGAGGACAAGGGCGGGAGGAACCTCTCACTGAGGCCTGACATGACGTCGAGCGTAGCACGCCTGTTCGTCAACCAGTTCCAGAACGCACCAAAGCCAGTGAAGTGGTACTACATTGCCAACATGTTCAGATATGAAGAACCTCAGAGCGGCCGTTATAGAGAGTTCTGGCAGGCTGGAGTCGAGCTCATCGGTAGCGACAAGGTCGAGGCCGACGCTGAGGTCATAGCCCTCCTCGTTGAGAGTTACCTTGCAACTGGCCTGAAGGAATTCACTGTGAACATTGGCGACCGCGTTCTGCTTGACGAGTTCGCGAAGATGCTTGGCGTTAGTGATGACATTGGTTTGATGAGGCTCATCGACAAGAAGGACAAAATGAGCAGGGAAGACTTTATAGGATCTCTGAAAGAGTTTGGTCTAAGCGACGAGGGCATCGGGAAGGTTCTGGCGCTGATAGAGATAAAAGGGAAGCCTGACGATGTTCTCCCGAAGGCGGAGGAGCTCTTCACGAGTGAGAAGGCAAGGGAGGAAATAAAACGCCTCTACGAACTTGTGGAGCTCCTCAAGGCTTACGGCGTCTACGACTTCATACTCATAGATCTCGGCATAGCCAGGGGCTTCGACTACTACACGAGCGTTGTCTTTGAAGCGATAGCGCCAAACGACCTTGGGATAGGCTCGATAGGTGGAGGTGGCCGCTACGACAACCTCATAGAGGTCTTCGGCGGAAAGCCAACTCCGGCGACGGGCTTTGCCATAGGAATAGAGCGCCTCATCCCGATCCTTGAGTGGAGGGGCCTGATTCCAGAGCCGAAGCTCAGGCCAGACGTCTACGTGATTCCAATCGGTAAAGAGCTTGAGCTCAGGGCGAAGGCCATTGAAATAGCTCAGAGCCTTAGGAAGAAAGGCATCACGGCCGACTACGACCTCATGGGCAGGAAACTCAAGAAGGCCTTAGATTATGCAGGAAGGCTTGGCGTGCCCTACGTCATCTTAGTCGGCAAGAAGGATCTGGCTGAGGGCAAGGTCACGATAAGGGACATGGAGAGCGGTGAACAGATAGCCGTTAAAATTGAAAGGGTCTCGGAAGAGCTCTCGCGGCTTCTCAGGGGATAACTCCTCATCTTCTCTTTACCTCGAATTTATTCGCCTTTCTTTTCATCCTCCACTCTTCGAGCTTTCTGACGAAGGGGCAGCGGGAGCGCCACTTCCAGTAAATCTTCTTCAGTGACTCAAACATCTTCAACACCGAAAAAAGTTGAGAGCAGGGCTTAAAGCCTTAGCGGATGCTCCAGAAGTAGTTAATCAGGCTCTGGGCGAGATCTTCGGAGACTATTTTGATGCTGACCTCGTGGTTCCAGTAGAGGGCGCTCTCGCTCCAGTTGTGACTCCCGAGGAAGACTGTCTTCCCGTCTATCACCACCACCTTAGCGTGAAGCGTCGTTTCGGGCGAGTCAAAAGAAACATCCACGCCGTTGGCTTTCAGGTAATCGTAGGCGGCCTGATTGATGTCCGAGGAGTCCTCGAGGAGGACATGAACGCTGACTCCCCTCTTTTCGGCCTCCGCCAGGGCTCTTATGAGATCGTTTGCCCAGTCGAAGCTGTCCGCGGGGTCGTACTTCATGGAGAACATCATTACATAGATGCTCTCACCGGCGTTGTTTATGGTGTTGAGAACCTCATAGTAGTATTCATTATCGAGGAGTATTTCAAAACCTGCCTCATTTCCAAGGGCCTGCTGAATCAGACAGCTCTGGTATTTGGCCTTCAACGAGCTGAGCTCTCCTTCCTCTTCGGCCAATGTGGAGTTGAGCTCGGAGAGCTTTGAGACGCACAGGCTAAGATTCTCGGTCAGCTCGGTGACGTTGATTCCAGGCTCTATCACTTTCACCTCGGTATGGGTTTCGGTTACGGTTTCGGTGAGTGTGTGGTTCTGGATTTCAGTTACGGTGGTTGTCACGGTTTGAGTTCCACCAAGACAGCCCGCTGATAGAACAGTTATGATGAGCAGAAATACCAGAGCTTTCTTCACGCGTACCACCATCCAATGGTGTACATCCAACTTGTGAATTTAACCTTAACGTAGGGCAACCGTTAAGACTCTCATATTTTTGAGACTGAAATCGCATAATAGTGGGTTCCGTTGTTGAATAAGATTATTTCCAATTCATCCTCTGGCTCCATTAGTATACATCCATGATTTGCCCATCAATTATCGCCATATAATTAAACGTGGCAAGTAACTTAGGGCATCTGAGAATTAAAAGTACTCCATACCTTACTAATCAACAACAGCACTTACAGTTAACCTCATGCTGACCTTTGAAAGAACTTGGGACAACAGGCTTACCACTGCTAACATACTCTTAACCATCAGTTTGAGCCTGACCATAATCATCCTTGGCTTGAAACCCACCACCCCAGACCTGGTGACCAAAATAGTCACCTACTCCTTCCCAGCACTATACTCACTCATAATCACCACTTACAACCTAATGCACAACAAGAACTTTGTAAAAGCTATAAAAAAGAAAGGGTTCAACCCCCAAACCTCACCCACTGAGTAACCTCTTAAAACCCCTAATCAAAAGGTCAATGATACTCTCCCCACCACTGCCATTATCATTTTCCTTTTCCAATCTAGTCATATACTTCACAATCCTCTCTTTAAGCCAAGGAGGTGCATTCTCCAAAGTAAACACAGGCTGAGGATTCTTGAGGATTTCAGGAGGCTCACCCTTATCAATAATGAAATTAATCTCCCTGTACTGCCCCTTCTTAATCAAATCCTCCTTGAGACCCTCCACAGTGACAGTCCTCCCATACCACTCCTTAACCCTGTACACATAAGGGTCTTCAGGAGTGGGGAGCTTGCTCAAATACACCTTAATTGGAAAATCCTTGTACTCCTCATATATCTCCTCATCAGTGGGAGTATGCCCAAGCCCCAGAGAGGAACTACCCCACTTCCCAGCAAGGAATATGTATATGAAACCACCATGTTCTAGGTTGCTGTGCAAGTACCAGTAAAGTGCTTCTTCAAAACTGTTGAACTGGAGCTTGCCAGCTGGCAGGTACACTTGTGGGGGCTTCAGCCTCCCCCAGTCCACTGCAAATGTGAGACCAATTTTGAAGTAGGTGCTAAGCTTTTTATCCCCTTCAGAGTAGCCAACT of the Thermococcus onnurineus NA1 genome contains:
- a CDS encoding phospholipase D-like domain-containing protein → MVVRVKKALVFLLIITVLSAGCLGGTQTVTTTVTEIQNHTLTETVTETHTEVKVIEPGINVTELTENLSLCVSKLSELNSTLAEEEGELSSLKAKYQSCLIQQALGNEAGFEILLDNEYYYEVLNTINNAGESIYVMMFSMKYDPADSFDWANDLIRALAEAEKRGVSVHVLLEDSSDINQAAYDYLKANGVDVSFDSPETTLHAKVVVIDGKTVFLGSHNWSESALYWNHEVSIKIVSEDLAQSLINYFWSIR
- the hisS gene encoding histidine--tRNA ligase, whose amino-acid sequence is MNVRLEKVKGTRDLLPEEMAKRRWVFERIRDVFERYNFHEILTPTFEYTALFQLRSGEEVVEQLYAFEDKGGRNLSLRPDMTSSVARLFVNQFQNAPKPVKWYYIANMFRYEEPQSGRYREFWQAGVELIGSDKVEADAEVIALLVESYLATGLKEFTVNIGDRVLLDEFAKMLGVSDDIGLMRLIDKKDKMSREDFIGSLKEFGLSDEGIGKVLALIEIKGKPDDVLPKAEELFTSEKAREEIKRLYELVELLKAYGVYDFILIDLGIARGFDYYTSVVFEAIAPNDLGIGSIGGGGRYDNLIEVFGGKPTPATGFAIGIERLIPILEWRGLIPEPKLRPDVYVIPIGKELELRAKAIEIAQSLRKKGITADYDLMGRKLKKALDYAGRLGVPYVILVGKKDLAEGKVTIRDMESGEQIAVKIERVSEELSRLLRG